The genome window GGGAGAATATTTCTGTAGTTGCAACTGTTACTCCTTTTTATGATGAAGATGGTTCTGTGGTGGGAATCACTTCTGTGACCTGTGATTCACGGCCTTTTCAAGAAACCAAGTTTGAATTTTCAGCTGAAAGGCAACCGAAGGGAAATTCTTCAGCCTTTACCCGGTCTAAAAACACCATCTCGGTTAAACTTGGTCTTGATCCTCAGCAGCCTCTGCAAGCTGCAATTgtatcaaaaatatcaaatttggtattagtttcttaattctttatatatgattatgtttggtttcttttgttttgatttgggCTGATTCACGAGTTAACCAAAGCAGGCGTCCAAGGTGAGCAACAAAGTGAAATCCAGAATTAGGACAGGCGAGAATCGTGTTGATCCTTATGATCATAAAGAAGACGCAACTTACAGTGGAGTCTGTACACCGAAGGGAGATATGTGGCCACCCTCCCATGATGTACTTCATCCTTTTGATAACGTGTCCACTGTAATGAACTCTATAGATTTTGGTGATGAGAATGAAGGAAAACCTGCAATCCAAAATTTTACGACCTTTATAGCTAAGACAGGGATATCTTTGCCTTGGAAAGGGAACAGTCAAGAAGAATCAGAGGCCAAGACTACTCATTCCATAAGGCCTTGTGAGGGTAATGATCAAGAGAACGAAACATTTCTGCTAAAGGGCCCatatttgggtaaaaaactTGAAGACCATATTAATGAGCATGACAGCCCTATCAACAATGAGGCATCAggtttttcatcatcttctgcTAATGTTAACAGCACAAGCAGTACCAGAAGCTCGGGGAGTACTGGTGGTAGTCCTGTTAATATAGTTCATATGGACACTGATTGTGTAGATAATGAAATCTTGTGGGAAGAGTTGACGATAGGAGAGCAAATTGGGCAAGGTAATTTCCGTCAATTAACAGCAACTGGGAGACATGAAGGAATTATGAACTTGTTTATAACTAGAGCCATTACTTTATGTTAAAACTCTCTACTGATTCTACTTCATTCTTACTTGATGTCGTGGGTAATACCACAGCATGAATTATTTAAGTACGTACTTAATTCTCCTTTGCTTTCCTTGTAGGTTCTTGTGGAACAGTATATCATGGTCTGTGGTATGCATCAGTATGTTCTCTTACTCCTTTCACTGCCTTTCTTTTGGGAAGATGAATAAACACATTATTGATGGTACTATATGGTGTTGAGTTCGTATAAACTGGAAAATTGGTGACAAACCCATCAGCCAATTGTTCTATATGGTGTTGAGTATTATAGATTCATCGCCTACGTTGATCCCTAAGTCTAATATAGACAGTGCAATATGAAAAATCCGGAGTTCATTTCAGGATCTTATGCCATACTTGCAGTCCATTCCGGTTAATGGAAGGCATGATGTCATTGCTATACATGAGCTGTTTTACTCGTTAGTTATTTATATTGGTTTTACATAGAAATGGTAGGAAGcatgaaaaaaatgtaaatcacCTTACTATTTGTGGAAATCTACCATTTTCATGTTATCGCAGGATGTTGCTGTCAAGGTATTCCCGAAACTGGAATATTCAGATGATGTCATACATTCTTTTAGACAGGAGGTGTGCATTattgtaaaattacatttaaattgcTTTGCAGTCGCCAACTGGCTAAGATAACTGCATTTGTTATCGTTTTGAGtttctttcttcctcttctAATTCTGCTCTGACTATTTCCCTTCTGCTTTGAAGGTTTCTCTGATGAAAAGACTGCGGCATCCAAATGTTCTGCTGTTTATGGGAGCTGTCACTTCACCTCAACGTCTCTGCATTGTTACTGAATTCCTTCAACGGTTCAATCTCAACCTTTTGAAATTCCTTTTTGGCATTTATGGAACATTAACATTGCATATCTATTGTTCTTTGAAACAGTAGATTTGTTGGTTTAATTTACTTCATCGTTAATGAatgcttatttatattttatcgaTGTAGTGGGAGTTTGTTTCGATTGCTACAGAGGAATGCTGCAAAATTAGAGAGGAAACGGCGTGTTCATATGGCTCTGGATATTGTGAGTCTCAAGTAGTTTTGGGTTCTCATTTTTTTGCAACTTCGTGGTGTTCCTCAAGTTGTGGTGGCGTGTAGTGCCATCATACGCCAAtctgtatttttttaatctattcttGTTTGCACCGCTGGAGTGCCCTGCCCTCATTAATTCTTCTTATTGATTGAACTGCTAAGGCACGAGGCATGAATTATCTTCACCATTGCAATCCGACTATCGTTCATCGTGATTTGAAGTCTTCAAATCTCCTAGTTGATAAGAATTGGACTGTGAAGGTTTGCCTTTAGTTATGTGCATCTGTTCTAATTGGAGTTTGGGGCGAAACTAGAAATTTTTTCAGGGGcccgaaattaaattatatatttttacgatattATAAAtgcaattttacttttttaatagtcaatatctttataatttttaaaggaataaattaaattttatcatttttggggtcaaagtgaaattttatcattattaatttaaattttttttaaatataaagtggcttaaatgaaaaaagaatTCATTTTAGGGGGCAGGGCCTCTGCCAGCCCCCTTGCTCCGCCTTTGATTGGAGATCTAGTTTCAGTTTTGCCTCAGGGTTTCGAAGATACTTGTTTTAGGGCTACCTTTTATCTGACCAGGTTGGCGATTTTGGTTTGTCACGTCTCAAGCATGCAACCTTTCTCACTACTAAGACTGGGAAAGGAACGGTATTGACTGAAACTTTAGTTCATCAACAATATTAATCTAAGTTTAAATCATTGTGAGAGGATGCATAACTTAATAGTTTGGTCGAGTTTTCTTGTAGCCTCATTGGATGGCGCCAGAAGTTCTTCGCAATGAGCCCTCTGATGAGAAGTATGTTGCAAACGActcttctcctctctttttCACTTCACACAACATATCCCCATCCCAGAGCCCAATCGCGTTCACCATTTTTATTCTCTTCTGACCTTGTATTTCTTGTTCTTTCTGGCAAACACATAGGTCcgatatttatagttttggagtCATATTATGGGAACTTGCTACTGGGAAGATACCTTGGGAGAATCTCAACTCAATACAGGTATAGTTCTCaacttttgattttaaaaaatgcgATATTTACATGCGAAGAGTCTATCATCATCAATCCATCTGCATCTCTTCTAAAGATGTGATCCTATGTTGGATCCTATCTTTAAGTCAGTATTTTCACTTTAGGAACTACTGAGCATTGCAAGTCTTGTAGCTCTGCATGTATGAACAACAGTGTGTTTAGGATACTTGTAGGTGATTGGAGCTGTCGGGTTCATGAACCAACGGCTGGAAATTCCGAACGATTTAGATCCACTGTGGGCTTCTATAATTGAGAGTTGCTGGCTCAGGTGGGTTATCTCCTCATAACGTTTTCATGTTTGGTTTCATTCTTGTTTTTTTAGATCCGAGCTGTAGCATACCGATACATTAGTTAATTCAATATTATGAACCACATACCATTACAAGCCTCAAGCATCGcatgatattttaatcaaattacgTACAATAAGATGTGATGGCCTAACCATTTAAGAACCATTTAGACAATCGACTTTGGTAGTAGTTCAGTTATGAATTTTGATCCGATTGTCTTCAGGATTAAAGGAAACTTTGTTTCTCATGTAGTCATTGTAATTTTCAATTGTGATCTGACCCTTGAAACTATAACTTTTTCCGAAACCAGTGATCCTCAAAGTCGGCCAACATTTCTGGAACTGATGGACAAGCTTAGAGTGCTTCAAAGACGATGCACCATCCAATTTCAGGAAGCCCGTAACTCGTCCAGCGGCTCTCAAAAGGGATCATGAATCAAATCCAAGTGTTTTGGGGTTCATTTCTTCCCTCAGCAAAAGCTCTCGATTGGTTGAAGCATGGGCATTCTTTTTGCTAACATTTACACTCAATTGCCGGTTGTGGAATGCAGAATTGCCACCTAGACTCGCAACATTGGCGTTGAAAATCTCAGGCTAGACAAAGCTGAAAAGGAGACGGTACCGTGTGAGCAACCCCAAATTTCAATGTGGTTGGATTGGTTGTTAGTGAATGTCGCTTGTTCTTTTTCATGTCAGCCTGGAAATTTTTCGGAGGGAACGTCAATAAaggtatatattatatatatttatattgtggATCATACTCTTCTAGATCGGAATTTGTATCGAGCACGAACTGAAATCAGAAAACTCGGAACATTCCAGATAACTAGGTTTTGGATCTTTCATGTCTCAACAAGTTAAAGAAGCATCCAATATGCTCTTCTAACGCTAGGTTCTAATGGGAAAACAGTAAGCACAGCCATAGTCACCATTAAAATTGAGTTTAAGCGATTTGAAGGTAACTGTGCCTGTCATATGGCCTCCATCTTACAAAGGGTTTTGTCAAAAACTTTGAGAAATATCGGTTTTATTTCACCGACTTGGGCCCGGTTTAGTGAAGCAAGGACCGAATAGCAGCAACGGCATCACCTTTGTGCTCGCGAAGTGTTCTCTCTGCAACCTTTTTGTCCAACTTTTTCCGGTGCAAAAGATCGAAGTATTAGCATCTTTGGCATATCACAGAGATATTTAAGAGacataagaagaagaaaaagcagCCAACCTCTAGTTCGTTTGCGATGATGTCCACATCGGCCGCGTTGATCTTTACTGCAGCTAATTCTCTCTCTCTGAATGGAACGCACAAAATCGAGTATAtagtaaatttatttgataCAGCGCGTGAAAAATTTTAAGTCCGTAAACAAGAATCAAGTCATTTCATTAACTTAAACATCCATTTAGGTGCTAAATGTTAGTACAAATCAAATGTGAAGCATCTTTAAAACATGTTGAATTAAATCtgacaaatttaaaaaaaaaaaaaaattgatcattAACTGGTAGGAGGGATACTTCTcttcacaaaaaaaaactcGTTAGTGTGATAGGTGTATATATGTTTGCGGTTTGTGTTGGTACTTAAACGACTAAGTTAATGACGAGGTTGACAGAAGTATTTGATTGATACAATACtgatattttgaaaatctaattaaaatgttttgatgtTTGGGTACCAATTTAGAAGCTGAGACCTAGTTTGAGGATTTCCAGTGCAATTAgctataaatatgcatattcTGCAAACTAAATGGGCAAGTTCTGCAGTCTTAAGTTTGGATAACCAAGTAGAGAAATTAAAAGTGCAAGTGAGTTT of Gossypium raimondii isolate GPD5lz chromosome 3, ASM2569854v1, whole genome shotgun sequence contains these proteins:
- the LOC105796908 gene encoding serine/threonine-protein kinase STY46 isoform X2, which gives rise to MKTPLGEELLRKIQELEVGHAYLMREMSSLRQSSGESIHDSSRRGSRRTSPQRPLFLGDAAAAAGSGSVRLPLRIESGSCGTTNGGGGDARRTRTGNSRTAAANLTNSQYLNILQSMGQSVYIYDLRGRVFFWNRGAEKLYGYLEAEALGQNIIKLVCHPKDFGFAVNIVQRVIIGESWTGLFPIKNRLGENISVVATVTPFYDEDGSVVGITSVTCDSRPFQETKFEFSAERQPKGNSSAFTRSKNTISVKLGLDPQQPLQAAIVSKISNLASKVSNKVKSRIRTGENRVDPYDHKEDATYSGVCTPKGDMWPPSHDVLHPFDNVSTVMNSIDFGDENEGKPAIQNFTTFIAKTGISLPWKGNSQEESEAKTTHSIRPCEGNDQENETFLLKGPYLGKKLEDHINEHDSPINNEASGFSSSSANVNSTSSTRSSGSTGGSPVNIVHMDTDCVDNEILWEELTIGEQIGQGSCGTVYHGLWYASDVAVKVFPKLEYSDDVIHSFRQEVSLMKRLRHPNVLLFMGAVTSPQRLCIVTEFLQRGSLFRLLQRNAAKLERKRRVHMALDIVGDFGLSRLKHATFLTTKTGKGTPHWMAPEVLRNEPSDEKSDIYSFGVILWELATGKIPWENLNSIQVIGAVGFMNQRLEIPNDLDPLWASIIESCWLSDPQSRPTFLELMDKLRVLQRRCTIQFQEARNSSSGSQKGS
- the LOC105796908 gene encoding serine/threonine-protein kinase STY46 isoform X1; amino-acid sequence: MKTPLGEELLRKIQELEVGHAYLMREMSSLRQSSGESIHDSSRRGSRRTSPQRPLFLGDAAAAAGSGSVRLPLRIESGSCGTTNGGGGDARRTRTGNSRTAAANLTNSQYLNILQSMGQSVYIYDLRGRVFFWNRGAEKLYGYLEAEALGQNIIKLVCHPKDFGFAVNIVQRVIIGESWTGLFPIKNRLGENISVVATVTPFYDEDGSVVGITSVTCDSRPFQETKFEFSAERQPKGNSSAFTRSKNTISVKLGLDPQQPLQAAIVSKISNLASKVSNKVKSRIRTGENRVDPYDHKEDATYSGVCTPKGDMWPPSHDVLHPFDNVSTVMNSIDFGDENEGKPAIQNFTTFIAKTGISLPWKGNSQEESEAKTTHSIRPCEGNDQENETFLLKGPYLGKKLEDHINEHDSPINNEASGFSSSSANVNSTSSTRSSGSTGGSPVNIVHMDTDCVDNEILWEELTIGEQIGQGSCGTVYHGLWYASDVAVKVFPKLEYSDDVIHSFRQEVSLMKRLRHPNVLLFMGAVTSPQRLCIVTEFLQRGSLFRLLQRNAAKLERKRRVHMALDIARGMNYLHHCNPTIVHRDLKSSNLLVDKNWTVKVGDFGLSRLKHATFLTTKTGKGTPHWMAPEVLRNEPSDEKSDIYSFGVILWELATGKIPWENLNSIQVIGAVGFMNQRLEIPNDLDPLWASIIESCWLSDPQSRPTFLELMDKLRVLQRRCTIQFQEARNSSSGSQKGS